From a region of the Thermus caldilimi genome:
- a CDS encoding ATP-binding cassette domain-containing protein has translation MIEVASLTKAYGQHLAVRELTFRVSPGEVYALLGPNGAGKTTTLRILSTLICPTKGRAKVAGFDVAQDPLEVRRRLGLVNGGMRVYDRLTGREVLRFFAGFYGLEGQAFQEALDWVASLLEMEETLERRVMEMSTGMRQKVVIARAILHRPPVLLLDEATAGLDVFARRALLDFVKAYRQLGNAIIYSTHVMSEAEEVADRVGFLHQGRLVYEGSKEEALALGEGSLEQAFVRRVKEAA, from the coding sequence ATGATTGAAGTCGCTAGTCTCACCAAGGCCTACGGCCAGCACCTGGCCGTGCGGGAGCTCACCTTCCGGGTGAGCCCCGGGGAGGTCTACGCCCTCCTGGGTCCCAACGGGGCTGGGAAGACCACCACCTTGCGCATCCTTTCCACCCTGATATGCCCCACGAAGGGCAGGGCCAAGGTGGCGGGGTTTGATGTGGCCCAAGACCCCCTCGAGGTGCGCCGGCGCCTGGGCCTGGTTAACGGAGGCATGCGGGTCTACGACCGCCTCACGGGGCGGGAGGTGCTCCGGTTCTTCGCCGGGTTTTACGGCCTCGAGGGCCAAGCCTTCCAGGAGGCCCTGGACTGGGTAGCGAGCCTTTTGGAGATGGAGGAAACCCTGGAGCGAAGGGTCATGGAGATGTCCACCGGCATGCGCCAGAAGGTGGTCATCGCCCGGGCCATCCTCCACCGCCCTCCCGTCCTCCTTCTGGACGAGGCCACGGCCGGGCTGGACGTCTTCGCCCGCAGGGCTCTTCTGGACTTCGTCAAGGCCTACCGCCAGCTGGGCAACGCCATCATTTACTCCACCCACGTGATGAGCGAGGCAGAGGAGGTGGCGGACCGGGTGGGCTTTTTGCACCAGGGCCGGCTGGTCTATGAGGGAAGCAAGGAGGAAGCCCTAGCCCTGGGGGAGGGAAGCCTGGAGCAGGCGTTCGTGCGCAGGGTGAAGGAGGCCGCATGA
- a CDS encoding ABC transporter permease, which translates to MRNIYRIFWKELVQVFRDRKLVFSTLVLPILLMPIFMFGPSLVLQRLLQGAQERKQEVAVLNLPEEALRTLEQAGLSPKAHPDPEGAVREGKYPVGVRYEQGVYRVYGRLAGGLTEGQVAVGKVQAALQGLKEAMVAAELARWGVPQEVLHPFQVEVVDASPEREKAGGVLGFLLPFFLVVFVLSGGQVVAVDATAGEKEKGTLEALLMAPVPLLHLALGKTLATVAMALLSGVSGLLGIALGGALAARFGGGLLTESSQTLELGGRIALDGGSFLALFLSAFLLALFMGAVMVSLGLYARSFKEAQSYMAPLQLLALLPLLFLQFRGFFELEAWHHLVPLFNVALLMDALLKGSATPLQAGLTWGSTLVYAGLALLYAVRVFAREEVVFRN; encoded by the coding sequence ATGAGGAATATCTACCGCATCTTCTGGAAGGAACTTGTGCAGGTCTTTCGCGACCGCAAGCTGGTCTTCTCTACCCTGGTCCTACCCATCTTGCTCATGCCCATTTTCATGTTCGGGCCCAGCCTGGTCCTCCAAAGGCTCCTGCAGGGCGCCCAGGAGAGGAAGCAGGAGGTGGCAGTCCTGAACCTGCCCGAAGAGGCCCTCCGCACCCTGGAGCAGGCCGGACTCTCCCCCAAGGCCCACCCCGACCCCGAGGGAGCCGTGCGGGAGGGGAAGTATCCCGTGGGCGTCCGCTACGAGCAGGGGGTGTACCGGGTTTACGGCCGCCTGGCCGGGGGGCTCACGGAGGGGCAGGTGGCGGTGGGCAAGGTGCAGGCCGCCCTCCAGGGGCTGAAGGAGGCCATGGTGGCGGCGGAGCTCGCCCGCTGGGGCGTACCCCAGGAGGTCCTCCACCCCTTCCAGGTGGAGGTGGTGGACGCCTCACCTGAGCGGGAAAAAGCGGGAGGGGTTTTGGGCTTCCTCCTCCCTTTCTTCCTGGTGGTCTTCGTCCTCTCCGGGGGGCAGGTGGTGGCGGTGGACGCCACCGCGGGGGAGAAGGAGAAGGGCACCCTCGAGGCCCTTCTCATGGCCCCGGTGCCCCTCCTACATCTGGCCCTGGGCAAGACCCTGGCCACGGTGGCCATGGCCCTCCTCTCCGGGGTGTCGGGGCTTTTGGGGATCGCCCTGGGCGGGGCCCTGGCCGCCCGCTTCGGTGGGGGCCTCCTCACGGAAAGCAGCCAGACCCTGGAGCTGGGGGGCCGGATCGCTCTGGACGGGGGGAGCTTCCTTGCCCTCTTCCTCAGCGCTTTCCTCCTGGCCCTCTTCATGGGAGCGGTGATGGTGAGCCTGGGGCTTTACGCCCGAAGCTTCAAGGAAGCCCAGAGCTACATGGCTCCCCTCCAGCTTCTGGCCCTGTTGCCCCTCCTCTTCCTGCAGTTCCGGGGCTTCTTTGAGCTGGAGGCCTGGCACCACCTGGTGCCCCTCTTCAACGTGGCCCTCCTCATGGACGCCCTTCTGAAGGGGAGCGCCACCCCCCTGCAGGCAGGCCTCACCTGGGGCTCCACCCTGGTGTACGCCGGGCTGGCGCTCCTCTATGCCGTGCGGGTCTTCGCCCGGGAAGAGGTGGTCTTCCGTAACTAG